The following coding sequences are from one Pseudonocardia sp. EC080619-01 window:
- a CDS encoding carbon starvation CstA family protein, whose amino-acid sequence MVTTERPREPEGPGTGTAGPRRRDPRQIAIWTAVAVVGAVAWAIVAFVRGEQISAAWLVFAAVASYAIAYRFYSRWIAHRALRVDDTRATPAERLDDGQDYQPTDRRVLFGHHFAAIAGAGPLVGPVLAAQMGYLPGTVWIIVGVVFAGAVQDMVTLFFSTRRGGRSLGQMAREEIGPVGGIAAIVAVLAIMVILLAVLALVVVQALADSPWGTFSLAMTIPIALFMGLYLRYLRPGKIIEASVLGVALLLLAIVGGGWVQDSSWGEVFHLSANQLTLALVVYGFAASVLPVWMLLAPRDYLSSFMKVGVVVLLAASIVLAWPTLQMAPLTRFASDGLGPVSAGSLFPFVFITIACGALSGFHALVASGTTPKLIQKESQVRVIGYGAMLTESFVAIMALAAACILDPGLYFAMNMPATVLGPTVESASAAVQQIGFTISPADLAAAASAVEEQTLVGRSGGAPTLAVGLSTVFSEVFGGDALRAFWYHFAIMFEALFILTTVDAGTRVGRFMLQDTVGNVWPRFADTSWKPAAWLSSAVIVGAWGYLLYAGVNDPLGGIHQLFPLFGIANQLLAAVALAVCTTLLIKTGRARYAWITLVPLVFDAAVTLTASYQKIFSDNPKLGFWAQRTQYQDALDAGKTSMGTAKSVEDMQQVVFNTTLDTALTALFAVLIVVVLADSVRVWIAALRGRPLRSGTEDPYVESRIWAPSGLVPTREERARERELSESGTGG is encoded by the coding sequence ATGGTCACGACGGAGCGGCCGCGGGAACCCGAGGGACCCGGCACGGGAACGGCCGGTCCCCGGCGCCGTGACCCGAGGCAGATCGCGATCTGGACGGCGGTCGCCGTCGTCGGTGCCGTCGCCTGGGCGATCGTCGCGTTCGTCCGGGGCGAGCAGATCTCGGCGGCCTGGCTGGTCTTCGCCGCCGTCGCGTCCTACGCGATCGCCTACCGCTTCTACTCCCGCTGGATCGCGCACCGGGCGCTGCGGGTCGACGACACCCGGGCGACCCCGGCCGAGCGCCTCGACGACGGGCAGGACTACCAGCCCACCGACCGGCGCGTCCTGTTCGGACACCACTTCGCCGCGATCGCCGGTGCGGGCCCGCTGGTCGGGCCGGTGCTGGCCGCGCAGATGGGATACCTGCCCGGCACGGTCTGGATCATCGTCGGCGTCGTGTTCGCCGGCGCGGTCCAGGACATGGTCACGCTGTTCTTCTCGACCCGCCGTGGCGGCCGCAGCCTGGGCCAGATGGCCCGCGAGGAGATCGGGCCGGTCGGCGGGATCGCCGCCATCGTCGCCGTCCTCGCGATCATGGTCATCCTGCTGGCGGTGCTCGCGCTGGTCGTCGTCCAGGCGCTGGCCGACTCCCCGTGGGGCACGTTCTCGCTGGCGATGACGATCCCGATCGCCCTGTTCATGGGCCTCTACCTGAGGTACCTGCGCCCCGGGAAGATCATCGAGGCGTCGGTCCTCGGGGTCGCGCTGCTGCTGCTCGCGATCGTCGGCGGCGGCTGGGTGCAGGACTCGTCGTGGGGCGAGGTCTTCCACCTCTCGGCGAACCAGCTGACCCTCGCACTGGTCGTCTACGGCTTCGCCGCGTCGGTGCTGCCGGTGTGGATGCTGCTGGCGCCACGGGACTACCTGTCGTCGTTCATGAAGGTCGGCGTCGTCGTGCTGCTGGCCGCGTCGATCGTGCTGGCCTGGCCGACGCTGCAGATGGCGCCGCTGACCCGGTTCGCCTCGGACGGGCTCGGCCCGGTCTCGGCGGGCTCGCTGTTCCCGTTCGTGTTCATCACGATCGCCTGCGGTGCGCTGTCCGGCTTCCACGCGCTCGTCGCGTCCGGCACGACGCCCAAGCTGATCCAGAAGGAGTCCCAGGTCCGGGTGATCGGCTACGGGGCGATGCTCACGGAGTCGTTCGTCGCGATCATGGCGCTCGCCGCGGCCTGCATCCTCGACCCCGGCCTGTACTTCGCGATGAACATGCCGGCCACCGTGCTCGGGCCGACGGTGGAGTCGGCGTCGGCGGCGGTGCAGCAGATCGGGTTCACGATCTCGCCCGCGGACCTCGCCGCGGCGGCGTCGGCTGTCGAGGAACAGACGCTGGTCGGCCGCTCCGGCGGCGCCCCGACCCTGGCGGTCGGCCTGTCGACCGTGTTCTCCGAGGTCTTCGGCGGCGACGCGCTGCGGGCCTTCTGGTACCACTTCGCGATCATGTTCGAGGCGCTGTTCATCCTCACCACGGTGGACGCCGGCACCCGGGTCGGGCGCTTCATGCTGCAGGACACCGTCGGCAACGTCTGGCCGCGGTTCGCCGACACGAGCTGGAAGCCGGCCGCATGGCTGTCCAGTGCGGTGATCGTCGGTGCCTGGGGCTACCTGCTCTACGCCGGGGTGAACGACCCGCTGGGCGGCATCCACCAGCTCTTCCCGCTGTTCGGCATCGCGAACCAGCTGCTCGCCGCCGTCGCGCTGGCGGTCTGCACGACCCTGCTGATCAAGACGGGACGCGCCCGGTACGCCTGGATCACGCTGGTCCCGCTGGTGTTCGACGCGGCGGTGACACTGACCGCGAGCTACCAGAAGATCTTCTCGGACAACCCGAAGCTCGGCTTCTGGGCGCAGCGGACGCAGTACCAGGACGCGCTCGACGCCGGGAAGACCAGCATGGGCACCGCGAAGTCGGTGGAGGACATGCAGCAGGTCGTGTTCAACACGACCCTCGACACCGCTCTCACCGCGCTGTTCGCGGTCCTCATCGTCGTCGTGCTGGCCGACTCGGTCCGGGTGTGGATCGCGGCCCTGCGCGGGCGCCCGCTGCGCAGCGGTACCGAGGACCCGTACGTCGAGTCGCGGATCTGGGCACCGTCGGGTCTGGTACCGACCCGGGAGGAGCGGGCGCGGGAGCGCGAGCTCAGCGAGAGCGGGACGGGCGGATGA
- a CDS encoding amino acid ABC transporter permease — MTSPGARPEPRDAVPVRHPLRWVAVAVLAVLASMLVNTLLTNENFRWGTVGEYLFSEPVLNGLRNTLVLTALSMAIGIAGGIGLAVMRLSPNPVLSSVAAVYLWVFRGTPLIAQLLFWYFLSALYPRLSLGIPFGPEFVVVDTNTLISPFAAALLGLGLNEAAYMAEIVRSGIQSVDGGQSEAAGALGMTRAQTLRRVVLPQAMRVIVPPTGNETIGMLKTTSLVVVIGYLELLTSVQRIYSANFEVIPLLIVAAAWYLVLTSLLTVGQRAVERRFGRGVAAGAPGPSLLRKLAGTSGGAS, encoded by the coding sequence ATGACATCGCCCGGGGCCCGTCCGGAGCCACGCGACGCCGTTCCCGTCCGGCACCCGCTGCGCTGGGTCGCGGTCGCGGTGCTGGCCGTGCTGGCGTCGATGCTGGTCAACACGCTGCTCACGAACGAGAACTTCCGCTGGGGCACGGTCGGCGAGTACCTGTTCTCCGAGCCCGTGCTCAACGGCCTGCGCAACACCCTGGTGCTGACGGCGCTGTCGATGGCGATCGGCATCGCGGGCGGGATCGGGCTGGCCGTGATGCGGCTGTCGCCGAACCCGGTGCTCAGCTCGGTCGCCGCCGTCTACCTCTGGGTGTTCCGCGGGACGCCGCTGATCGCGCAGCTCCTGTTCTGGTACTTCCTCTCGGCGCTCTACCCGCGACTGTCGCTGGGGATCCCGTTCGGGCCGGAGTTCGTCGTCGTCGACACGAACACGCTGATCAGCCCGTTCGCCGCGGCCCTGCTGGGGCTCGGGCTGAACGAGGCCGCGTACATGGCCGAGATCGTGCGGTCCGGGATCCAGTCGGTCGACGGCGGCCAGTCCGAGGCGGCCGGGGCGCTCGGCATGACCCGCGCCCAGACGCTGCGCCGGGTGGTGTTGCCGCAGGCGATGCGGGTGATCGTCCCGCCGACCGGCAACGAGACGATCGGCATGCTGAAGACGACGTCGCTGGTGGTCGTCATCGGGTACCTGGAGCTGCTCACCTCGGTACAGCGGATCTACTCGGCGAACTTCGAGGTCATCCCGCTGCTGATCGTGGCGGCCGCCTGGTACCTGGTGCTCACGTCGCTGCTGACGGTCGGGCAGCGCGCCGTCGAGCGCCGGTTCGGGCGCGGTGTCGCCGCGGGTGCCCCGGGCCCGTCGCTGCTGCGGAAGCTGGCCGGGACGAGCGGAGGTGCGTCGTGA
- a CDS encoding phosphoenolpyruvate carboxykinase (GTP), giving the protein MTAATVPGTDRAPTTNQGVVAWVQEIAELATPDRVVWCDGSEAEWTRFTDQLVDQGTIVRLDPEKKPNSFYAASDPGDVARVEERTYICTETERGAGPTNNWVAPAEMKRTMTELYRGSMKGRTLYVVPFCMGPTNADDPKLGVEITDSEYVVISMRIMTRMGADILPLLDAAGDRWVKALHSIGAPLADGQADVPWPHNEDKYISHFPETREIWSYGSGYGGNALLGKKCYALRIASAMAHDEGWLAEHMLILKLISPEEKAYYVAAAFPSACGKTNLAMLQPTIPGWRAETVGDDIAWMRFGEDGRLYATNPEFGFFGVAPGTNWKTNPNAMRTIEAGNALFTNVALTDDGDVWWEDLEGDPQHLTDWKGNDWTPDSGVKAAHPNSRYTVPIDQCPVVAPEWNDPKGVPISAILFGGRRKTTVPLVTEARSWQHGTFMGATMSSEKTAAAAGKVGEVRRDPMAMLPFLGYNVGDYFAHWVNVGKSADEGKLPKIFYVNWFRRGEDGRFLWPGFGENSRVLKWVIERLEGSAAAVETPIGFVPTADQIDLEGVDAERADVEASLAVDVEEWKAEIPLIEEWFEKIGDDNLPSSIRDEFEALKQRLGA; this is encoded by the coding sequence ATGACTGCAGCGACCGTTCCGGGTACCGACCGCGCACCGACCACCAACCAGGGCGTCGTGGCCTGGGTTCAGGAGATCGCCGAGCTGGCCACCCCGGACCGCGTCGTGTGGTGCGACGGGTCCGAGGCGGAGTGGACGCGGTTCACCGACCAGCTGGTCGACCAGGGCACGATCGTGCGGCTGGACCCCGAGAAGAAGCCCAACTCGTTCTACGCGGCGTCCGACCCGGGCGACGTCGCGCGCGTCGAGGAGCGGACCTACATCTGCACCGAGACCGAGCGCGGCGCCGGGCCGACGAACAACTGGGTCGCCCCCGCCGAGATGAAGCGGACGATGACCGAGCTGTACCGCGGCAGCATGAAGGGCCGGACCCTCTACGTCGTCCCCTTCTGCATGGGCCCGACGAACGCGGACGACCCGAAGCTCGGCGTCGAGATCACCGACTCCGAGTACGTCGTCATCTCCATGCGGATCATGACCCGGATGGGCGCGGACATCCTGCCGCTGCTCGACGCGGCCGGTGACCGCTGGGTCAAGGCGCTGCACTCGATCGGCGCCCCGCTCGCCGACGGCCAGGCCGACGTGCCGTGGCCGCACAACGAGGACAAGTACATCAGCCACTTCCCGGAGACCCGGGAGATCTGGAGCTACGGCTCCGGCTACGGCGGCAACGCCCTGCTCGGCAAGAAGTGTTACGCGCTGCGCATCGCCTCGGCCATGGCGCACGACGAGGGCTGGCTCGCCGAGCACATGCTGATCCTCAAGCTGATCAGCCCGGAGGAGAAGGCGTACTACGTCGCGGCCGCGTTCCCGAGCGCCTGCGGCAAGACCAACCTCGCGATGCTGCAGCCGACCATCCCGGGCTGGCGTGCCGAGACCGTCGGCGACGACATCGCCTGGATGCGCTTCGGCGAGGACGGCAGGCTCTACGCCACCAACCCCGAGTTCGGCTTCTTCGGCGTCGCGCCGGGCACCAACTGGAAGACCAACCCGAACGCGATGCGCACCATCGAGGCCGGGAACGCGCTGTTCACCAACGTCGCGCTGACCGACGACGGCGACGTCTGGTGGGAGGACCTGGAGGGTGACCCGCAGCACCTGACCGACTGGAAGGGCAACGACTGGACGCCCGACTCCGGCGTCAAGGCCGCGCACCCGAACTCCCGCTACACCGTGCCGATCGACCAGTGCCCGGTCGTCGCCCCGGAGTGGAACGACCCGAAGGGCGTGCCGATCTCGGCGATCCTGTTCGGCGGCCGCCGCAAGACCACCGTCCCGCTGGTCACCGAGGCCCGCAGCTGGCAGCACGGCACCTTCATGGGCGCCACCATGTCGTCGGAGAAGACCGCGGCCGCGGCCGGCAAGGTCGGCGAGGTCCGCCGCGACCCGATGGCCATGCTGCCGTTCCTCGGCTACAACGTCGGCGACTACTTCGCGCACTGGGTGAACGTCGGCAAGAGCGCCGACGAGGGCAAGCTGCCGAAGATCTTCTACGTCAACTGGTTCCGCCGTGGCGAGGACGGCCGCTTCCTGTGGCCCGGGTTCGGCGAGAACAGCCGCGTCCTGAAGTGGGTCATCGAGCGGCTGGAGGGCTCGGCGGCTGCCGTCGAGACCCCCATCGGCTTCGTGCCGACCGCCGACCAGATCGACCTCGAGGGCGTCGACGCCGAGCGCGCCGACGTCGAGGCCTCGCTGGCCGTCGACGTCGAGGAGTGGAAGGCCGAGATCCCGCTCATCGAGGAGTGGTTCGAGAAGATCGGTGACGACAACCTGCCGTCGTCGATCCGCGACGAGTTCGAGGCCCTGAAGCAGCGCCTCGGCGCCTGA
- a CDS encoding thiamine pyrophosphate-dependent dehydrogenase E1 component subunit alpha: MQEPQAWVPTDPRSRPSPNQVVAGLKGVDEGGAELVQLLTPEGERVPDERFDRYADDITVDDLKSLYRDLVLVRRADREGNSLQRQGELGIWVPLLGQEAAQVGSGRALRPTDMCFPSYREHGVAWTRGVDPTELLGIFRGTDHGGWDFTGKRFHPYTIVIGNQCLNAAGYAMGQRFESKVGDPETGEATICYFGDGATSQGDVHEGFVWAAAYDAPLVFFCQNNQWAISVPLDRQTRVPLYQRARGYGFPGVRVDGNDVLACLAVTRWALEECRTGNGPVLIEAFTYRMDSHTTSDDATRYRLADEVELWKLKDPIERVRVHLTRRHGVEPGFFDGVDGEADALGERLRAFCRSMPQPGPERMFSEVYAQASPQVDGQRDEYLEYHASFTGEEAS; encoded by the coding sequence GTGCAGGAACCGCAGGCGTGGGTACCGACCGATCCGCGGTCACGCCCCAGCCCGAACCAGGTCGTCGCCGGTCTGAAGGGGGTCGACGAGGGCGGCGCCGAGCTCGTCCAGCTGCTGACCCCGGAGGGTGAGCGGGTGCCGGACGAGCGGTTCGACCGCTACGCCGACGACATCACCGTCGACGACCTGAAGTCGCTCTACCGGGACCTGGTCCTGGTCCGCCGGGCCGACCGCGAGGGCAACTCGCTGCAGCGCCAGGGCGAGCTGGGGATCTGGGTGCCGCTGCTCGGGCAGGAGGCCGCCCAGGTCGGCTCCGGGCGCGCGCTGCGCCCGACCGACATGTGCTTCCCCAGCTACCGCGAGCACGGCGTCGCCTGGACCCGGGGCGTCGACCCGACCGAGCTGCTCGGGATCTTCCGCGGCACCGACCACGGCGGCTGGGACTTCACGGGGAAGCGCTTCCACCCGTACACGATCGTCATCGGCAACCAGTGCCTGAACGCCGCCGGGTACGCCATGGGCCAGCGCTTCGAGTCGAAGGTGGGCGACCCGGAGACGGGTGAGGCCACCATCTGCTACTTCGGCGACGGCGCGACCAGCCAGGGCGACGTCCACGAGGGCTTCGTCTGGGCCGCCGCGTACGACGCCCCGCTGGTCTTCTTCTGCCAGAACAACCAGTGGGCGATCTCGGTGCCGCTGGACCGGCAGACCCGGGTGCCGCTCTACCAGCGCGCCCGCGGCTACGGCTTCCCCGGCGTCCGGGTCGACGGCAACGACGTGCTCGCCTGCCTGGCCGTCACCCGCTGGGCGCTCGAGGAGTGCCGCACGGGCAACGGCCCGGTCCTGATCGAGGCCTTCACCTACCGGATGGACTCGCACACCACCTCCGACGACGCCACCCGCTACCGGCTCGCCGACGAGGTCGAGCTGTGGAAGCTCAAGGACCCGATCGAGCGGGTCCGGGTGCACCTGACGCGCCGGCACGGCGTCGAGCCGGGGTTCTTCGACGGCGTCGACGGCGAGGCGGACGCGCTCGGCGAGCGCCTGCGCGCGTTCTGCCGGTCGATGCCGCAGCCCGGCCCGGAGCGCATGTTCTCCGAGGTCTACGCGCAGGCGTCGCCGCAGGTCGACGGCCAGCGCGACGAGTACCTGGAGTACCACGCGTCCTTCACCGGCGAGGAGGCGTCCTGA
- a CDS encoding YbdD/YjiX family protein, producing the protein MSRLRSLWRFVRELAGERDYERYLEHRARHHPGAPVLSERAFWRERTDRQDRVPSARCC; encoded by the coding sequence ATGAGCCGGCTGCGGTCGCTCTGGCGGTTCGTGCGCGAGCTGGCCGGGGAGCGGGACTACGAGCGCTACCTGGAGCACCGGGCACGTCACCATCCGGGCGCGCCGGTGCTGTCCGAGCGTGCCTTCTGGCGGGAACGGACCGACCGCCAGGACCGGGTTCCGTCCGCCCGGTGTTGCTGA
- a CDS encoding ABC transporter substrate-binding protein, whose amino-acid sequence MTRLRRRRARPFAGLAVAAVLALAGCGVGGDGSGGRDPAAGAGVAPGSDTPLPAVARDDALAARVPAAVRADGVLTVGVEPTYPPNEFTAPDGATVVGMSVDLGTAVAAKLGLGVRYETGQFSGIIPGVQGGRYEAGMSSFTINPERSGVVDMVSYFSAGTSLVVAAGNPEGITPDDLCGRPVGVQAGTTQTEEVVGRDEACVAAGREPIRVTELLAQTDVTLALVANRVDAMLADSPVASYAVTQSRGTTEIVGRPYDTAPYGIVLPKDGELSDPLRAALQELIDDGTYRRILDRWNVGDGAITTSEVGR is encoded by the coding sequence ATGACCCGTCTGCGACGCCGTCGCGCACGCCCGTTCGCCGGGCTCGCCGTCGCCGCCGTGCTGGCGCTGGCCGGTTGCGGGGTCGGCGGTGACGGCAGCGGCGGGCGCGACCCGGCCGCGGGCGCCGGCGTCGCCCCGGGGTCGGACACGCCGCTGCCCGCGGTGGCCCGCGACGACGCCCTCGCCGCACGCGTCCCGGCGGCGGTCCGCGCCGACGGCGTGCTCACCGTCGGAGTCGAACCGACGTACCCGCCGAACGAGTTCACCGCGCCGGACGGCGCGACCGTCGTCGGGATGAGCGTGGACCTCGGCACCGCGGTCGCCGCGAAGCTCGGCCTCGGTGTCCGGTACGAGACCGGCCAGTTCTCCGGGATCATCCCCGGCGTGCAGGGCGGCCGGTACGAGGCCGGGATGTCGTCGTTCACGATCAACCCGGAGCGGTCCGGGGTGGTCGACATGGTGTCGTACTTCTCGGCCGGGACGAGCCTGGTCGTCGCGGCCGGGAACCCGGAGGGCATCACCCCGGACGACCTGTGCGGGCGCCCGGTCGGGGTGCAGGCCGGGACGACCCAGACCGAGGAGGTCGTGGGCCGGGACGAGGCGTGCGTCGCCGCCGGGCGGGAGCCGATCCGGGTGACGGAGCTGCTGGCCCAGACCGACGTGACGCTGGCGCTCGTCGCGAACCGGGTGGACGCGATGCTGGCGGACTCGCCGGTCGCGTCCTACGCGGTGACGCAGTCGCGCGGCACCACCGAGATCGTCGGACGGCCCTACGACACCGCGCCGTACGGGATCGTCCTCCCGAAGGACGGGGAGCTGAGCGACCCGCTGCGCGCGGCACTGCAGGAGCTGATCGACGACGGCACCTACCGGCGGATCCTCGACCGCTGGAACGTCGGCGACGGCGCGATCACGACCTCGGAGGTCGGCCGATGA
- a CDS encoding alpha-ketoacid dehydrogenase subunit beta, translating to MATTLAKALNDGLRAAMERDPKVLVMGEDVGRLGGVFRITDGLQKDFGEQRVLDTPLSESGIIGAAVGLAVRGFRPVCEIQFDGFVFPGYDQIVSQLAKLRYRTQGAVPVPVVVRIPFGGGIGAVEHHSESPESLFAHVAGLKVVACSNPADAHWMIQQAILSDDPVIFFEPKRRYWEKGEIDTDLGAAPPLHSARVVRPGSALTLATYGPMVKTCLDAATAAAEDGQDLEVIDLRTLSPLDLGPVAESVRRTGRLVVVSEAPSESSITSEVAARIQQECFFSLEAPVLRVTGFDTPYPPSRLEDEFLPDLDRVLDAVDRSLAW from the coding sequence ATGGCGACCACGCTGGCCAAGGCGCTCAACGACGGACTGCGCGCCGCGATGGAGCGTGACCCGAAGGTCCTGGTCATGGGTGAGGACGTCGGCCGGCTCGGCGGCGTCTTCCGGATCACCGACGGGCTCCAGAAGGACTTCGGCGAGCAGCGCGTGCTCGACACCCCGCTGTCCGAGTCCGGGATCATCGGCGCTGCCGTCGGGCTCGCGGTGCGCGGGTTCCGGCCGGTCTGCGAGATCCAGTTCGACGGCTTCGTCTTCCCCGGCTACGACCAGATCGTCTCCCAGCTCGCGAAGCTCCGGTACCGGACGCAGGGCGCGGTCCCGGTCCCCGTCGTCGTCCGGATCCCGTTCGGCGGCGGGATCGGCGCGGTCGAGCACCACTCGGAGTCCCCGGAGTCGCTGTTCGCGCACGTCGCGGGGCTGAAGGTGGTGGCATGCTCGAACCCGGCCGACGCGCACTGGATGATCCAGCAGGCGATCCTCTCCGACGACCCGGTGATCTTCTTCGAGCCGAAGCGCCGGTACTGGGAGAAGGGCGAGATCGACACCGACCTCGGCGCGGCACCGCCGCTGCACTCCGCGCGGGTCGTCCGGCCCGGTTCGGCGCTGACCCTCGCCACCTACGGCCCGATGGTGAAGACCTGCCTCGACGCCGCCACCGCGGCCGCCGAGGACGGCCAGGACCTCGAGGTGATCGACCTGCGGACGCTGTCGCCGCTGGACCTCGGGCCGGTCGCCGAGTCGGTGCGCCGGACCGGACGGCTGGTCGTGGTGTCCGAGGCACCGTCCGAGTCGTCGATCACCTCCGAGGTCGCCGCCCGGATCCAGCAGGAGTGCTTCTTCTCGCTGGAGGCCCCGGTGCTGCGGGTGACGGGGTTCGACACCCCGTACCCGCCGTCGCGGCTGGAGGACGAGTTCCTGCCCGACCTGGACCGGGTGCTCGACGCCGTCGACCGTTCGCTGGCCTGGTGA
- a CDS encoding peroxidase-related enzyme (This protein belongs to a clade of uncharacterized proteins related to peroxidases such as the alkylhydroperoxidase AhpD.), whose product MAEHEVSRFGHVDLDGLPPDLAERIGAIAERSGFVPNVFRALGRRPRELRAFLDYHDALMDSDDGLSRAERELVVVATSGANHCTYCVVAHGAILRIRYKDPEIADRVATNPYAVELSERERGIVDLALLIARQSEALTEADLDDARAAGLTDDEIWDVGAITALFAMSNRLAHLTALRPNPEFFLMGRQPR is encoded by the coding sequence ATGGCAGAGCACGAGGTGAGCCGGTTCGGGCACGTCGACCTCGACGGTCTCCCGCCGGACCTGGCGGAACGGATCGGCGCGATCGCGGAGAGGTCGGGTTTCGTCCCGAACGTCTTCCGCGCGCTGGGCCGCCGTCCGCGGGAGCTGCGGGCGTTCCTGGACTACCACGACGCGCTGATGGACTCGGACGACGGACTGTCCCGGGCCGAGCGGGAGCTGGTCGTCGTCGCGACCTCGGGGGCGAACCACTGCACCTACTGCGTCGTCGCCCACGGCGCGATCCTGCGGATCCGCTACAAGGACCCGGAGATCGCGGACCGGGTCGCGACGAACCCGTACGCGGTGGAGCTCTCCGAGCGCGAGCGCGGGATCGTCGACCTTGCGCTGCTGATCGCCCGGCAGTCCGAGGCACTCACCGAGGCCGACCTCGACGACGCCCGCGCCGCAGGCCTGACCGACGACGAGATCTGGGACGTCGGCGCGATCACGGCACTGTTCGCGATGTCGAACCGGCTCGCGCACCTCACCGCGCTGCGCCCGAACCCGGAGTTCTTCCTGATGGGCAGGCAGCCCCGCTAG
- a CDS encoding antitoxin, with amino-acid sequence MSLIRRLTVLAGAVEAARRYARSNPDKAGKALDSAAQFVDKQTKGKYTNQISGAARKAKDAAGIPQPGFGYGAPGTTPPAPGRPGNPPVQGNGQPTTPNPQQPPAFPPPSPGQQGS; translated from the coding sequence ATGTCCCTGATCCGACGACTCACCGTCCTCGCCGGTGCCGTGGAGGCCGCCCGCCGCTACGCCCGGTCCAACCCGGACAAGGCCGGCAAGGCCCTGGACTCCGCCGCCCAGTTCGTGGACAAGCAGACCAAGGGCAAGTACACGAACCAGATCTCGGGCGCCGCGCGCAAGGCCAAGGACGCGGCCGGCATCCCGCAGCCGGGCTTCGGCTACGGCGCCCCCGGCACCACGCCGCCGGCCCCGGGCCGCCCGGGCAACCCGCCGGTCCAGGGCAACGGGCAGCCGACCACGCCGAACCCGCAGCAGCCGCCGGCGTTCCCGCCGCCGTCGCCGGGGCAGCAGGGCTCCTGA
- a CDS encoding amino acid ABC transporter ATP-binding protein: protein MVQIEDVGKSFGDVEVLRGVDLVVEPGQVCCVIGPSGSGKSTLLRCINHLERIDTGRLRVNGALMGLEERGGRLHRLSEAALGRQRRDIGMVFQRFHLFPHRTAVENVMEAPVVVRGRKRADARRDARELLERVGLTDRADAYPAQLSGGQQQRVAIARALAMRPSLMLFDEPTSALDPELVGEVLDVMRELARDGMTMVVVTHEMGFAREVGDTLVFMDEGRIVEAGDPRAVLSDPQEERTRAFLSKVL from the coding sequence ATGGTGCAGATCGAGGACGTCGGCAAGAGCTTCGGCGACGTCGAGGTGCTGCGCGGCGTCGACCTGGTGGTCGAGCCGGGCCAGGTGTGCTGCGTGATCGGGCCGTCCGGCTCGGGCAAGTCGACGCTGCTGCGCTGCATCAACCACCTGGAGCGCATCGACACCGGACGACTGCGGGTGAACGGCGCGCTGATGGGCCTGGAGGAGCGGGGCGGACGGCTGCACCGGCTCTCCGAGGCCGCGCTGGGCCGGCAGCGCCGGGACATCGGGATGGTGTTCCAGCGCTTCCACCTGTTCCCGCACCGCACGGCGGTGGAGAACGTCATGGAGGCACCGGTCGTCGTCCGCGGCCGGAAGCGGGCCGACGCCCGCCGGGACGCCCGGGAGCTCCTGGAACGCGTCGGCCTCACCGACCGCGCCGACGCCTATCCCGCCCAGCTCTCCGGCGGGCAGCAGCAACGGGTCGCGATCGCCCGCGCGCTGGCCATGCGGCCGTCGCTGATGCTGTTCGACGAACCGACCTCGGCGCTGGACCCGGAGCTCGTCGGGGAGGTGCTCGACGTGATGCGCGAGCTCGCGCGCGACGGCATGACGATGGTCGTCGTGACGCACGAGATGGGGTTCGCCCGCGAGGTCGGCGACACACTGGTGTTCATGGACGAGGGCCGGATCGTCGAGGCCGGGGACCCGCGCGCGGTGCTCTCCGACCCGCAGGAGGAGCGCACCCGCGCGTTCCTGTCGAAGGTGCTCTAG